The genome window CGCCGCTTCCGAGGAAGTCGACTGTATCCTGAACGCCGCCGCGGAGCTGATAGAGCAACTGGACAAGCAACAGACGATACTTGACATCATGGTGGGCGAACCGGACCCCCATCCGGTCGACCTCTCGACGACGCTCCGGTCGGAACTCGAACTGCTCGCCCGGCGCTACCCGGACGCGACTATCGACTCGGACGTCGAAGACGGAGTGGTCGGGTCCGCTACGGAGAATATCTCACACGCCGTCGCGGAACTGGTCGAGAACGCGGTCGTCCACAGCGACCGTTCCGAACCCCGAGTCGAGGTAACGCTGGAAAAACGCGACGACGAAGTGGCGTTGCGCGTCGCCGACGAGTGTGCCCCCATTCCGCAGTTCGAGGTAGCGATACTGACCGGTCGGCAGTCGGCCGACCAACTGCGCCACAGCACTGGGCTGGGACTGTGGATCACCCGATGGGTGGTAAAGCACGCCGACGGCACGGTCAGTTTCGACCGAATCGACGGCGGGAACGAGGTGACGGTGACGGTCCCGACGGCGACGTCATCGTGACCACACCGCCACCCGTGGCTGCCGTCGGACACGGGACCCGCGACAGTTCTGACAGCCAGCGTTTACGGTACCGCCGACAGTAGGGGCGTGTATGCAGGCCACCGACCCGTTCTCGGGCGACCTCGCCTCGACGTACGCGCAGCTCGCGGAGGACGGCGCGCAGTTTCTCGTCGTCGGAGCGGCCCTCTACTTTCTGGGGCGGCTCCTCGTCGTCCCGGCCATCCGCTGGGGACTGGAGCGGTCGCGGATCGACCGGACGCTCGAGAGCGCGCTGGGTAGCGCCAGCCACCTCCTCGTCGTCGTCCTCGCGGTCGTCGTCGCGGCGAGCGTCGCTGGATTCCAGGGGACCCTCGCCGGGTCGACGCTCGTCGCGGCCGGCGTGACGGTCGCCGTCGGACTGGCCGCCCAGGACGTGCTGGGGAACTTCGTCTCGGGCGTGTTCATCGTCACCGACCCGGACCTGAACGTCGGCGACACCATCGAGTGGAACGGCAAGCGCGGCGTCGTCGTCGACATCGACCTCCGGGTCACGCGGGTCCGGACGCCGGACAACGAGCGGGTCATCGTCCCGAACACCGACCTGGCGACGAGCGCGGTGACGAACCGGACCTCGACGGGACCCATCGGCATCTCATACGACTTCGGCGTCGGCTACGACGCCGACCTCGACGAAGTGGAGGCCATCATCAAGAACGTCGCCCGCGACATCGACCACGTCGCCGAGAAGCCCGAACCGGTGGTCGGGGTCGACGACCTCGCCGACACCGCCGTCGTGGTGACCGGGCGCATCTGGATTCCGAACAACCGCCGGAACCGACTGCCCAGCGTCCACTCGGCGTTCGTCCGCGGCGTCCACGAGGCCTGTCGCGCCGAGGGCATCGACCTCAGCGAGACGACCCAGCACTCGCTGTCGGGCGAAGTGGCGCTTCAGGACCCCGCAGAACCACTCGACGACCGCCCCGAGTGAGCATCGCTCGGGACGGCAGCCGCCCCGTTCCGTCGTCGACATCTCTGCGCCCGTACGTTTATATTTGCCCCTAAAATGGTACGTATATGGACGAGAACCGCCTTGTCGTTGCCCTCTTCGGTCTCGCCGTCGCGGTGGTGGTCGGCGCGCTCGCCTACCAGTTCGTCGCGGCGCTGACCGTCTCCGTGTTCCTCTACTACTCGACGCGACGGTACTACAGTTCGCTGCGCCGGCTCCGACTCCCGGCGCGGGTGCGCGCCGTCGTCGTCATGGCGTCGCTGGTGATTCCCCTCCTGTTGCTCGTCAGCTACGCGACCGTCCTCCTGGTCGTCGAGGCCCGGCAGTTCGTCACGCAGTACGCGCTCGTCGACGCGGCCGCGGTGCACGTCTCCTGGCTGGACGGGGCGGAGTCGGTGCCGGACCTCACGGTCGAGGGGCTGTACAGCGCCTACCAGTCGGGACGGCTCTCCCCGTTCGTCGATTTCCTCGGCCAGCACGCCATGGTGCTCACCTCGGTCGTCTCCGAGTTCGTCCTCAATCTGTTCGTCACGACCATCGTCACGTACTACCTCCTGGTCGACGGGCGGCGCATCCGCGAGTGGCTGCTCCGATTCGACGACGGGACCGTCATCCGCGAGTACCTCGAAGCCGTCGACGAGGAACTGGAGGCGGTGCTGTTCGGCAATCTCCTGAACGTGCTGGCCATCTCGCTCATCGCCATCGCCGCGTTCACCGGCTACAACACCGTGGCACCGGCGGCCGTCGAAGTCCCGTACCCGGCGCTCGCCGGCGCGCTGACCGGTATCGCGAGCCTGATTCCCGTCGTCGGGATGAAAGTCATCTACCTCCCGCTGACCGGCATCACCGCCCTCCCGGTCGTCCTCGACGGCCGGTCCTCGCTGCTCGTGTACGTGCTCGGGTTCCTCCTGCTCGCGGCGGTCGTCGTCGACACGGTTCCGGACCTGCTGCTCCGGCCGCTTCTCAGCGGCGAGAGCACCCACGTCGGTCTCCTGATGCTCGCGTACACGCTGGGGCCGGTCGTGCTGGGGTTCTACGGGCTCTTTTTCGCCCCGATACTGCTCGTCGTCGGGCTGACGTTCGCCAACACGGCGCTGCCCCGACTGCTCGGTGCGAGCGAACCGGACAGCCTGTCGCCGGACCAGATGCGGCTCAGCGACTTCCGGTAACGCCGCTTGGCACGCTCGCGTTCTCACTCCACCCCGTCGGTCGTCAGCCCGTCCAGCAGGTGTATCGCGCCGTGTTTGTCCAGCGGGTCGTTGGCGTTCCCGCAGTGAGGCGACTGTACGCAGGCCGGGCAGCCGTCGGCACAGTCACACGAGCGCAGCATCGAGAGCGTGGTGTCCATCAGCGGTCCGATGTCCCGATACCCGGCTCGCGTCAGGCCGATGCCGCCGGGGTAGCCGTCGTAGATGAATATCGTCGGCTCCCCGGTGTGGGGGTGGCGGGGCGTCGAGAGCCCGCCGATGTCGCCGCGGTCACAGAGGTACTCGAAGGGGAACATCGATATCATCGCGTGCTCGGCGGCGTGAATCGCACCCGGGAAGTCACCGGCCTCGCCGCCGTCCGCGGCCGTGTCGCCGGCACGACTGTCCCCGCGACCGCCGTCGGGCCCGTACTCGCCGCGGCGAATCTGGGCGTCCAGTTCCGACGGGACGGTGTGATACAGGGCCTTCGTCTCCAGCGTCGTCTCGGGCAGGTCGAGCGCGCGCTGGCCGAGAACCTCCCCCGATGAGCCGTCGCGGCGCTCGTAGCCGGTGATCTGCTTGCGCATCGTCACCGAGGCGAAGCGGACCGGAACGTCCTCGCGGGCCGGGAGACGCCGCTCGTCGAGGTCGGCCTCGACCGTGATGGTCTTGTCGTGCAGGACGCGCGTGAAGTAGTCCGCCCACGTGCGAGAGAGTTCGGCGACGCCGGTCGCGAGGTCCAGGTCGGTCACCTCGTAACGCCGGCCCTGGTGGTGGTATATCGCGCCGGGGTGGGCGTCGCGCAGCGCGTCCTCGAAAGGGAGCGTCGCGATCACGTCGCCTTTCGCCACCAATTTCACCTCGCGGTCGTCGACCGTGCGGAGGTTCATCTCGTGGTGGGGGCTGCCGGTGCCGAGCCAGCGGATGCCCTGGTCGGTCTGGCGGCGGTCGAGCGCGCCCGCGGACTCCAAGTCCGCGACCACGTCGGGGAAGCGCTCGCCGAAGTGGCGGTCGTCGTCGGGCGAGAGCCAGTTCTCGCAGGCCGCCGCGTGGACGTGGTCGGGGAGCAACTGCTCGTTTTCAGGGTTCGTCACGGCCTGCTCGGCCCCGGTCTCGAACAGCGCGTCGGGGTTGCGCAGGACGTACTGGTCGAGCTGGTCCTCGCCGCCGACGAGCGCGACGAGCGCCGGGTCGGTCCCGCGGCCGGCCCGTCCGGCCTGCTGGAACGCCCGCATCCGCGTGCCGGGGTAGCCGTCGAGCAGGACGGCGTCGAGACCGCCCACGTCGACGCCGAGTTCGAGCGCGCTGGTCGACCAGACGCCCTGGAGGTCGCCGGACTGGAGGCCGCGTTCCAGTTCGCGGCGCCGCTCGTCGGTCAGCGCGGCCTGGTACGCCCCGACGGCGTCGGCGAGGTCGTGGTGGCCGCGGTCGTGGAGTTCGTCGGCGCTGTCGCTGGCGTAGCGCTCGGCGGTCTGGCGCGACCCGGCGAAGACGACCGTCTGGAGCCCCCGCGACACGAGGTCGACGAACAGCCGCTTGGTCTCGACGTGGTTCGACCGGCGGCGGCCGCTCCCCCAGCCCGCGCCCTCGTACTCGGGGGGGTTCCACAGCAGCCAGTGGCGCGGGCCGCTGGCGCTCGCGTCCTCGTCGACCAGCGCGAACGACGATTCGGCCTGTCCGGTGACCGCCGCGGCGTGTTCGACCGGGTTCCCGATGGTCGCCGAACAACAGACCCACTCCGGACCGCCCGCGGTCCCGCCGTCGCTCCCCGCGTCGAAGCGCTCGGCGACCCGCTGGAGGCGGCGCATCACGAGCGAGACGTGGCTGCCGAAGACGCCGCGGTAGCCGTGGACCTCGTCGATAACGACGGTTTCGAGCCGCTGGAAGAACCAGTCCCACAGGCGGTAGGCGTGGGGGAGGATGCCGTAGTGAAGCATGTCCGGCGTCGTCAGCAGGACCGTCGGCTGGCGCTCCCTGATGGCCTCCTTCTCCGATTTGGACTGCCGACCGGTGTACTGCGCGACCGAGACGCCGGACGCGAAGCCGAGGCCCCGCGCCAGTTCCGAGAGTGTCTCCGTCTGGTCGTTGATGAGCGCGACCTGCGGGGCGACGTACAGCGCCGTCGCGCGCCGGTCGAGCGCTCGCTCGAACGCGGGGACGGTGTAGGCGAGGCTCTTGCCGCTGGCCGTCTCGGTCGCGAGCACGACGTTCTCGCCGCCGCGGACCGCCTCGATTGCCGCGACCTGGTGGGCGTAGAAGTCCTCGATCCCTTCGTCGGCGAGGACGCCGGCGAGGCGGTCGTGCACGTCGCAGTCGGCCGTCCGCCCGGACCGTCCGGGGATCGTCCGCTCGTCGACGATCTGGCCCTCGTAGTACGGGCGCTCGCGGAGCCACGCGATGGTGTCGTCCACGGGCGGGCTACGGGGACGAGAAGTATCGGTGTTGCTGTTTTCGACCCACGGATCGGCCGCTGACCGTCACCCGTTCAGTCGGTCGAGGACCGGCCGACCGGCGGGGCCGCGTCCGCCTGCCTGGGCGGTGGCAACGTCGCGACAGCGGTCGGGAGCGCGGCCAGCGGTATCGTGTCGCTGACGGTCTGTGAGTGGCCAGCGCCCCCCGTCTCGACGCCGAGGCGGACGCGGCCGGCCTCGACCACCGGCGCGTTCCCGTCGCCGACCGCCCCCGCGACCACGACGGCGTCGGCAGCCCGGGCGAGGGCGACCGCGCGCTCGCGGGCCGCGTCGTCGACGCCGGCGAACGCCGGGACCGTCACCGTTTCGCAACCGAGGTCGGCGGCCCGCTCGGCGGCCGCGTCGCCGGCCGGAACGACGCCGACGCTCACCCGGCAGTCGGCTCCGACCAGTCTCGCGACGGCGTCGGCCGCCGGTCCACCGGTCCCGACGACGTGGACGCGGCGGGCGACCGACTCGCGCTCGGCCAGCGGCGTCACCAGCGGCGCGTCGGTGCCCGGCTGGGTCGTCACCAGCGTCTCCGCGTCGAACGCGTCCCGGAGCGTCTCGCTTGTGAGCACGTCGGCGGGACGGCCCGCGGCGCGGACCGTGCCGTCGGCGAGCAACACCAGTTCGTCGCAGTACCGCGCCGCCAGATTGAGGTCGTGGATGGCGGCGACGGCCGTCTTCCCGTCGGCGACGAGCGAGCGCACCAGTTCGAGCGTCTGGACGGCGTGGTTGATATCCAGGTTCGCCGTCGGCTCGTCGAGCATGAGGACGGGCGTCTCCTGGGCCAGCGCGCGGGCCAGCAGGACGCGCTGGCGCTCGCCGCCGGAGAGGGAGGTGAACGCCCGGTCGGCGAACTGGTCGACGCTCGCGCGCTCCATCGCCCTCTCGACGGCGCTGTGGTCGCGCTCGCCCATCCGGTCGAAGCGACCGAGGTGGGGCGTCCGCCCCATCTCGACGGTCTGCCTGACCGTGAAGTCGAAAGAGAGGTCGGTGCCCTGGGGCGTGCTCGCGACCAGGCGGCCGACCGCCTTCGCCGAGCGGTCCGAGACCGCGTCGCCGTCGACGCGGACCGTCCCGTGGTCTGGAGCCAGCGTCCCCTTGACCGTCCGCAGGGCCGTCGTCTTGCCCGCGCCGTTGGGGCCGACGAGGCCGACGAACGTCCCGCGGTCCACCGCGAAGTCGACCCCCGAGAGCACGTGCTGGTCGCCGAACGTCACCGAGAGGTCGGACACGTCGAGCATCGGTCGACGGCGGTCTCGGGCGCGGTCGCTCACAGCTCTCGCACCTCCCGTTTGCGGAGCAGGTACAGGAAGAAGGGCGCGCCCAGCGCGGCGGTGACGATGCCGACCGGGACCTCGGCGCTGCCCGAGCGCGCGAGCGTGTCCGTCGCGACCAGGAAGGAGGCCCCCGCGAGCGCCGCCGTCGGGAGCAGTATCCGGTGGTCCGGGCCGACGAGCAGTCGCATGACGTGGGGGACGATGAGGCCGACGAAGCCGATGATTCCGGCGACGGCGACGCCCGCGGCGGTGACGACCGAGGACAGGGCGAGCAGGACCCGCTTGGTCCGCTCGACTTCGATGCCGAGGCTCTGGGCGTCCTCCTCGCCCAGCAGCATGACGTTCAGGTCGCGGGCGTAGGCCAGCAGGACGACGAACGGGACGGCGACCAGGAGGACGCTGGTGGTGACCTCGGGCCAGGACGCCCCCTTCAGGTGGCCCATCAGCCAGAACAGCGCCCGACGGATGCTCTCGCCGCTGTGGAGGAGCAGAAAGGAGACGACCGCGCCGAGGAACGTCTGGACGGCGACGCCGGCCAGCAGGAGCGTGGCGACGGGCGTCTCGCCGTTGCGCGTCGCGATGAGGTAGACGCCGAAGGCGGAGAGGATCGCCCCCGCGAAGGCCGCGCCGCGCAGGCCGAGACCGAGCGGAATCGCGACCGGCGCGACGATGTAGCCGACAGCACCGACCGCCGCGCCGGAGGAGACGCCGATGATGGAGGGGTCGGCCATCGGATTCCGGAAGATGCCCTGCATGATGGTGCCCGCGGCGGCGAGCGAGAAGCCGACCACAGCGCCGAGCAGGATGCGGGGCAGACGGACTTGCATGACGATTTGGGTCTGGAGGTCGGTGACGGGATAGACGAACAGGCGGGTCGTGGACACGTCGAGCGCGGGGCCGGAGAGGGAGACGCCGGTCGGGACGGCGACGGCGTTGAGCAGCACCTTCGCGACCGCGGCCGGCGGTATCCACACCGGGCCGATGCCGGCGCTAACCGTCACAACGACACCGAGGACGGCGGTGAGGCCGACCGACCACCCGACGGAACGCCCCGCGAAACGCATGTATGAAAGCCCAGTTGCAGTAGATAAGTATTTATTGCTCCTGGCACCCGCATAGACCATGCGACGCCTGTCTCTCGTCTGTGTCCTCGTCTTGCTCGCGGGCTCGATTGCGGCCCCGACCGCAGCGACGGCGACCACGCAGGCCGACGACTGCTCGTTCCCGGTGACCGTGACCGACGCGACCGGGACCGAGGTCACCATCGAGGAGCGCCCGGAGCGGGTCACGACGACGAACCCCTCGGCCGCCCAGACGATGTGGGAAATCGGCGGCCGGTCGCAGGTCGTCGGGCTGACCCAGTACGCCGGCTACCTGGACGGCGCTGAGAGCCGGGAAAACGTCTCGGCCAGTTTCGGCGTCAGCGTTGAGAGAGTCGTCGGGACCGAGCCGGACCTCGTGCTCGCCCCGAACGCCAGCGCCGGCGACGTGGCACCGCTCCGACAGGCCGGCCTGACGGTGTATCACTTCCGCGCCGCGACGACCGTCGACGACATCCGCGAGAAGACGACCACGACCGGTCGGCTGACCGGGAACTGCGACGGTGCGGCCGCGGCCAACGCCTGGATGGACGCGAACGTCGCGGCCGTCGACGAGGTGACCGCCGGCGTCGAGGACCGCCCGAAGGCGCTGTACCCGCTGGGGAGCGGCTACGTGGCCGCCGGGGACACGTTCATCAGTTCGCTCATCGACCTCGCCGGCGCGGAGAACGTCGCCGCGCGCAACCACACGGGGTACCCGCAACTCAGCGACGAAGTGATCCTGCGACTGGACCCCGAGGTGCTGTTCGTCACCGAGAACTCGGCGGGGATCGCGGCGACGGAACCGTACGCGAGCACCACCGCCGGCGAGCGAAACGCCACGGTGTCCCTGCTGGTCAGGAACCTCAATCAGCCCGCGCCCCGGAGCGTCGTCAACGTCGCGCACAACGCCACCGCACAGCTGTATCCCGACCGCTACGACGCCGACAGCTACGTCCCCCGGTCGGTGGCGACGCCGACCGAGACCCGGACGAGCGACCCGACGCCCGCGGACCACACGCCGAGCACGGACCAGCCCACGACGGCGGCCAGCGGCCCCGGCTTCACCGCCGTCGGGGCGCTCGTCGCACTGCTCGCGCTCCTCTGTGCGCTCGGGGTCCGACGGCGGGAGTAGCCGTGGACAAGCAAGCCATCCGAGAGCGGGTGTGGGACGCGCTGGAAGAGCGCGGCGTCGCCCGCTTTCCGTTCCCGCCACACGACCGGATTCCGAACTTCGCGGGCGCGGAGGCGGCCGCACAGCGCCTGACCGAGACACCGGTCTGGGACGCCGCCGAGACGGTGAAGGCGAACCCCGACGCGCCGCAGTTGGCGGTCCGACGGGCGGCGCTCCGGGCGGGCAAGACGGTGTACATGGCCGTGCCGCGCCTGCGAGACGAGCGGTGTTTCTACGAACTCGACCCCGCCGAACTGACCGACATCGAGGCCGCCCCGGCGGTGTCGAACGTCGCCGACCACGCGCGCCAGGTCGGGCCCGAGGCCGTCGGGACTGTCGACCTCGTCGTCTCGGGGTCGGTCGCGGTCACCGAAGACGGCGCGCGAATCGGCAAGGGCGAGGGGTACAGCGACCTCGAATACGCCGTCCTCCGGGAACTGGGGCTGGTCGACGACGACACGCCGGTCGCGACGACGGTCCACGAACTTCAGATTGTGGGCGGCCCTGAGGGTGTTGTCGACACCGCCGTGCCCGTCGACGACCACGACGTGCCGATGGACTGGGTCGTGACGCCGGACCGCACCGTCGAGACCGAGACGCCACACCCGCGACCGACTGGCGTCGACTGGGACGCGCTCTCGGCGGCCCGCGTCGACGAGATGCCGGTGCTTTCGACCCGCCGGCCCGACTGAATCGCACCCGCGACGGCGGGCCACCCGTGGTAGCGACTCCTTACTGGCGGTACAACTTTAGCCCCACACACCCTTGAACAGGTATGGATACACCCGTGGCCGCGTCGGACCGTCACGGGAGCGACGAAGCGGCCGGGCGGCTCCGTCTCCTCTACGTCGACCCTGACTGTGACGACGTCACTGCGGTCAGAGAGGCGCTGACCGAGAACACCGACGAGTTTACCCTGACGGTGTGTGAGACGGCGGACGACGCGCTCGAAGCCCTGGAGAGTGCGGCGTACGACTGCGTCGTCAGCGAGTACCGGCTGCCGGACCGCGACGGGGTCGAACTGCTTGAGTCCGTCCGAGAGCGGTCGCGTGACCTCCCCTTCCTCCTCTTTACCGACGACGGCGACGAACGCGTGGCCAGCGACGCGATTTCGGCCGGCGTCACGGACTACGTGACGAAGACGCCCCTCCCGGAACAGACGGAACGGCTCCGACAGCGCATCACGTCGGCCGTCACCCGCTACCAGGAGGAGGCGGACATCCTCGACCGGATGACCGACGCGTTCTTCGCGGTGGACGAGAACTGGGAGTTCACCTACGCCAACGAGCGCGGCCGGCGCGTCATCGGCCGCGCGATGGCGGAGGACGGGGAGACGTCGGGCCTGCTGGGGCGCAACGTCTGGGAGGCGGTCCCGTCCCTCGAGGGGACGGAGTTCAGCAAGCAGTACCGGAAGGCGATGGCCAACCAGGAGCCGACGTCGTTCGAGGCGTACTTCGAGCCGCTGCAGACCTGGTTCGAAGTGTCCGTGTACCCGTCGCCGACGGGTATCTCGGTGTACTTCCGGGACATCACCGAGCGCCACGAACGCGAGGAGGAGATACGCGAGCGAGAGCGGACGGTCAGGGAGGTCTACCGGGTCGTCTCCCGCAAGGACCTGGCGTTCGAGGAGAAGGTCGAGCGACTGCTCGAAATCGGCCAGAACGTCCTCGGGACGTCGACGGCCGCCCTCTCGCACATCGACGGCGACCGGTACGTCTTCGAAATCGTCCACGACCGGACGGGGGCCACCGAGGCGGGCGATACGGTCCCGCTGGAGGCGACGAACTGCGAGCGGGCCGTCGCCGAGGAGCAGACGCTGGTGCTCGCCGACGTCGCCGCGGACCGGCCGGACCTGACCGACAGGGCGGGGTACACGGAGATGGGCGTCTCCTGTTACCTCGGAACCCCGGTCGTTGTCGACGGGTCGGTGTACGGCACGTTCTGCTTCTACGGGACGGAACCCCGGGACTCCTTCTCGGAGTGGGAGGTCACGCTCGTCGAGTTGATGGGCAACTGGGTCAGCTACGAGCAGGAACGGGAACGTCGCGAGCGGGAACTCACCCGCGAGCGGAACCGGCTGGAGGAGTTCGCGAGCGTCGTCTCCCACGACCTCCGGAACCCGCTGAACGTCGCCTTCGGCCGCCTCGCGCTCATCGACGACGAGTACGACGGGGACCCGGACCACGTCGAGTCGCTCCGCCGCGCGCTCGAACGGATGGACGAACTCATCGACGACGTGCTCGCGCTCGCGCGCGGGGGCCACAAGGTCGTCGACGCGACCGACGGGTCGCTGGACGACATCATCACGGCCGCCTGGGACACCGTCGAGAGTTCGGACGCGACGCTCGAACGGACCGACACGGACGCGCAAATCACCGGCGACCAGACGCGCCTCCAGCAACTGTTCGAGAACCTCTTTCGAAACAGCGTGGAACACAGCGATGGCCCCGTAACCGTCAGCGTCGGAACCCTCTCGGGCGGGCGGGGGTTCTACGTGGCCGACGACGGCCCCGGCATCCCCGAGGACGAGCGCGAGGACGTGTTCGAACGCGGCTACACCACGAGCGACGAGGGGACCGGCTTCGGGCTGGCAATCGTCTCCGAAATCGTCGACGCACACGGTGGCCGCATCACCGTCGCGGAGAGCGAGGACGGCGGTGTCCGCTTCGACGTGACCGGGATTCAGGTCGACTGAAGCTCGTCGACGCAGTCCCGAATCAGCCCGTCGACGTTCTCCGGCAGCGTCGGGTGGTAGGCCCGGTCGGGCAGGTCACGCACGTCCAGCCCTAGCTCGACGACAATCTGGAACGTCTTGGCGAAACTGTCGGCGTGGTAGTGCATGCCTTGCCAGCCCAGCACCGTCCCGTCGTCGGCGTCGACGACGAGCTTCGCCAGCCCCTCGGGCACGTCCTTCGACTTGAACACGCCGTCGTCGCTGGCCTGGCGCGTCGCCGTGACCACGTCGTAGCCCGCCTCTCTCGCGGTCTGTTCGCTGTGGCCGACGCGGGCGAACGGGTAGACCCCGAGCCCGGAGAAGATGACGTGGTGGTGGACGTTCCGGTATTCTTCGAGGGTCCCGCCGGCTTCCTGCCGGAGGATGTTCTCGGCGGCGGTGAAGCCCTGCTCCTTGGCGACGTGGAGAATCGGCTCCTTCCCGTTGACGTCGCCGACGGCGTAGATGTGGTCGGCGTCGCGGGTCTGCATCGTGTCCCGCACCCAGTCGCCCACGACGGAGACGGGCGTGTTTTCGAGCCCCAGCCCCTCGACGGTCGGGCGGCGGCCGGTAAAGAGGAACAGCTGGTCGGCCTCGAAGGTCTCCTCGCGCCCGTCGTCGTACTCGACGGTGAGCCGGACGCCGCCGTCGTCGGTCTCCTCCAGGGCCTTCTCGTGGCAGTTCGTCGGGATGGTCACGTCCCAGTTGTCCTCGTAGATGTCCAGTGCCTCGTCGCCGAACTCCGGGTCGCCCTCGTCGATGGGCCGGTCGTCGTGTTCGACGACCGTGAGCTCCATCCCGCCGGCCTCGGCGAGGTACGGGACCAACTCCATCCCGATGTAGCCAAAGCCCATCACGATGCCGGAGTCGGGGAACTCCGTGGCGTCGAGCACCTGGTCGCTGGTCATGAAATCCACCCCGCCGATGCCGGGCGTGTCCGGGACGTTCACGCTGGAGCCGGTGGCGACGACGACGTAGTCGGCCTCGTGGTCCTCGCCGCCGGCCCGGACCGTGTGCTCGTCGACGAACGTCGCGGTGTCGTGGACGAAGGTCACGTCCTCGCGCTCGGCCATCTCGTGGATGGAGGCCCGCCGGTGGCCGGCCCAACCGAGGACGTGGTCGTCCTTGCGCTCGACGACCGCCTCCAGGTCGACCTCGGGAACGTCGCCGACGAGGCGCTCGTCGTGGCGCGCCTGAAACCGGTGTGCGGCCGCGGAGAGGACTTCCTTGGACGGCATGCAGCCCCGCAGGATACAGAGGCCGCCGCCGGGCTCGCCGTTGTCGATGAGCGTGAGTTCGATGTCCTCTTCCCCGACGAGT of Haloarcula sp. DT43 contains these proteins:
- a CDS encoding mechanosensitive ion channel family protein — its product is MQATDPFSGDLASTYAQLAEDGAQFLVVGAALYFLGRLLVVPAIRWGLERSRIDRTLESALGSASHLLVVVLAVVVAASVAGFQGTLAGSTLVAAGVTVAVGLAAQDVLGNFVSGVFIVTDPDLNVGDTIEWNGKRGVVVDIDLRVTRVRTPDNERVIVPNTDLATSAVTNRTSTGPIGISYDFGVGYDADLDEVEAIIKNVARDIDHVAEKPEPVVGVDDLADTAVVVTGRIWIPNNRRNRLPSVHSAFVRGVHEACRAEGIDLSETTQHSLSGEVALQDPAEPLDDRPE
- a CDS encoding AI-2E family transporter, which translates into the protein MDENRLVVALFGLAVAVVVGALAYQFVAALTVSVFLYYSTRRYYSSLRRLRLPARVRAVVVMASLVIPLLLLVSYATVLLVVEARQFVTQYALVDAAAVHVSWLDGAESVPDLTVEGLYSAYQSGRLSPFVDFLGQHAMVLTSVVSEFVLNLFVTTIVTYYLLVDGRRIREWLLRFDDGTVIREYLEAVDEELEAVLFGNLLNVLAISLIAIAAFTGYNTVAPAAVEVPYPALAGALTGIASLIPVVGMKVIYLPLTGITALPVVLDGRSSLLVYVLGFLLLAAVVVDTVPDLLLRPLLSGESTHVGLLMLAYTLGPVVLGFYGLFFAPILLVVGLTFANTALPRLLGASEPDSLSPDQMRLSDFR
- a CDS encoding DEAD/DEAH box helicase, encoding MDDTIAWLRERPYYEGQIVDERTIPGRSGRTADCDVHDRLAGVLADEGIEDFYAHQVAAIEAVRGGENVVLATETASGKSLAYTVPAFERALDRRATALYVAPQVALINDQTETLSELARGLGFASGVSVAQYTGRQSKSEKEAIRERQPTVLLTTPDMLHYGILPHAYRLWDWFFQRLETVVIDEVHGYRGVFGSHVSLVMRRLQRVAERFDAGSDGGTAGGPEWVCCSATIGNPVEHAAAVTGQAESSFALVDEDASASGPRHWLLWNPPEYEGAGWGSGRRRSNHVETKRLFVDLVSRGLQTVVFAGSRQTAERYASDSADELHDRGHHDLADAVGAYQAALTDERRRELERGLQSGDLQGVWSTSALELGVDVGGLDAVLLDGYPGTRMRAFQQAGRAGRGTDPALVALVGGEDQLDQYVLRNPDALFETGAEQAVTNPENEQLLPDHVHAAACENWLSPDDDRHFGERFPDVVADLESAGALDRRQTDQGIRWLGTGSPHHEMNLRTVDDREVKLVAKGDVIATLPFEDALRDAHPGAIYHHQGRRYEVTDLDLATGVAELSRTWADYFTRVLHDKTITVEADLDERRLPAREDVPVRFASVTMRKQITGYERRDGSSGEVLGQRALDLPETTLETKALYHTVPSELDAQIRRGEYGPDGGRGDSRAGDTAADGGEAGDFPGAIHAAEHAMISMFPFEYLCDRGDIGGLSTPRHPHTGEPTIFIYDGYPGGIGLTRAGYRDIGPLMDTTLSMLRSCDCADGCPACVQSPHCGNANDPLDKHGAIHLLDGLTTDGVE
- a CDS encoding ATP-binding cassette domain-containing protein, giving the protein MLDVSDLSVTFGDQHVLSGVDFAVDRGTFVGLVGPNGAGKTTALRTVKGTLAPDHGTVRVDGDAVSDRSAKAVGRLVASTPQGTDLSFDFTVRQTVEMGRTPHLGRFDRMGERDHSAVERAMERASVDQFADRAFTSLSGGERQRVLLARALAQETPVLMLDEPTANLDINHAVQTLELVRSLVADGKTAVAAIHDLNLAARYCDELVLLADGTVRAAGRPADVLTSETLRDAFDAETLVTTQPGTDAPLVTPLAERESVARRVHVVGTGGPAADAVARLVGADCRVSVGVVPAGDAAAERAADLGCETVTVPAFAGVDDAARERAVALARAADAVVVAGAVGDGNAPVVEAGRVRLGVETGGAGHSQTVSDTIPLAALPTAVATLPPPRQADAAPPVGRSSTD
- the btuC gene encoding vitamin B12 ABC transporter permease BtuC codes for the protein MRFAGRSVGWSVGLTAVLGVVVTVSAGIGPVWIPPAAVAKVLLNAVAVPTGVSLSGPALDVSTTRLFVYPVTDLQTQIVMQVRLPRILLGAVVGFSLAAAGTIMQGIFRNPMADPSIIGVSSGAAVGAVGYIVAPVAIPLGLGLRGAAFAGAILSAFGVYLIATRNGETPVATLLLAGVAVQTFLGAVVSFLLLHSGESIRRALFWLMGHLKGASWPEVTTSVLLVAVPFVVLLAYARDLNVMLLGEEDAQSLGIEVERTKRVLLALSSVVTAAGVAVAGIIGFVGLIVPHVMRLLVGPDHRILLPTAALAGASFLVATDTLARSGSAEVPVGIVTAALGAPFFLYLLRKREVREL
- a CDS encoding PGF-CTERM-anchored ABC transporter substrate-binding protein; this translates as MRRLSLVCVLVLLAGSIAAPTAATATTQADDCSFPVTVTDATGTEVTIEERPERVTTTNPSAAQTMWEIGGRSQVVGLTQYAGYLDGAESRENVSASFGVSVERVVGTEPDLVLAPNASAGDVAPLRQAGLTVYHFRAATTVDDIREKTTTTGRLTGNCDGAAAANAWMDANVAAVDEVTAGVEDRPKALYPLGSGYVAAGDTFISSLIDLAGAENVAARNHTGYPQLSDEVILRLDPEVLFVTENSAGIAATEPYASTTAGERNATVSLLVRNLNQPAPRSVVNVAHNATAQLYPDRYDADSYVPRSVATPTETRTSDPTPADHTPSTDQPTTAASGPGFTAVGALVALLALLCALGVRRRE
- a CDS encoding 5-formyltetrahydrofolate cyclo-ligase translates to MDKQAIRERVWDALEERGVARFPFPPHDRIPNFAGAEAAAQRLTETPVWDAAETVKANPDAPQLAVRRAALRAGKTVYMAVPRLRDERCFYELDPAELTDIEAAPAVSNVADHARQVGPEAVGTVDLVVSGSVAVTEDGARIGKGEGYSDLEYAVLRELGLVDDDTPVATTVHELQIVGGPEGVVDTAVPVDDHDVPMDWVVTPDRTVETETPHPRPTGVDWDALSAARVDEMPVLSTRRPD